In Actinomycetota bacterium, one genomic interval encodes:
- a CDS encoding radical SAM protein, producing MKIKEIFCKSILNKTGISVGDYALNPYTGCEHDCIYCYAIFMKRFSGHKEPWGNFVDIKINAAGVLHKQLNRLKPGTILLGTVTDPYQPLEEKYEITRSCLKELINSNFPVSIQTKSSLVLRDIDIIKNIKDIEVGYTITILDEKIRKIFEPKSSTTENRFRALSELSNQNINTFLFFGPVIPYFSDKEDVINEIFKEAVKAKVGNILIDSLNPYPKVWGKVKRLIEKKFPEVLDYYKFFYYERNLYKQELLTKIKRIAKNYKIPYQLCF from the coding sequence ATGAAAATTAAGGAAATTTTCTGTAAATCAATTTTGAATAAAACTGGAATTTCAGTTGGAGATTACGCTTTAAATCCTTATACAGGTTGTGAGCATGACTGTATATACTGTTATGCAATCTTCATGAAAAGATTTTCCGGTCACAAAGAACCCTGGGGAAACTTTGTGGATATAAAAATTAATGCTGCAGGTGTATTACATAAACAATTAAATAGATTGAAACCGGGGACTATACTTTTAGGAACAGTTACAGATCCTTACCAACCCTTAGAGGAAAAGTATGAAATTACAAGATCTTGTTTAAAAGAACTTATTAATTCTAATTTTCCAGTTTCTATACAAACAAAGTCTTCTTTAGTACTTAGAGATATAGATATTATAAAAAATATTAAAGATATTGAAGTAGGTTATACTATAACTATTTTGGATGAAAAAATTAGAAAAATCTTTGAACCAAAAAGCTCAACTACTGAAAATCGTTTCAGGGCATTATCTGAATTATCAAATCAAAATATAAATACATTTCTATTTTTTGGTCCAGTCATACCCTACTTTTCAGATAAGGAAGATGTAATCAATGAAATCTTTAAGGAAGCTGTTAAAGCTAAAGTTGGTAATATTTTGATTGATAGTTTGAATCCATATCCAAAAGTTTGGGGGAAAGTTAAAAGATTAATTGAAAAAAAATTTCCTGAAGTTTTGGATTATTACAAGTTTTTCTATTATGAAAGAAACTTATATAAACAGGAACTATTAACAAAAATAAAAAGAATTGCTAAAAATTATAAAATTCCCTATCAACTCTGTTTTTAA
- a CDS encoding DUF362 domain-containing protein produces the protein MESQVYYTDARARYKRNLYDKLETIVKRSEILNCIEKNDLVAIKIHAGEPGNTSFLNPTFVSSIVDMIKEKRGKPFITDTTTLYAHLRHNAIDHSISAVKHGFSFSTIGAPFIVADGLIGDDYSTVKIDSEILEEVYIGSSIFNADALIVLSHFKGHEMTGFGGAIKNVGMGCASKRGKFHQHSGVYPKIIKEKCTGCVLCVNRCSFNAISLINKIVTIDEKKCKGCGDCLVVCKSSAIKTRWETKTEEFQKKMTEYAYGVLKTKKAKVGYVNFLINITPDCDCCDWSDVSIVPDLGILASKDMVAIDKVSVDLVNKAPINPLGKLKEKIESKDKFYDLNKVNWKVQLEHGHKIGLGNINYKLITID, from the coding sequence ATGGAAAGTCAAGTTTATTATACAGATGCAAGGGCGAGGTATAAAAGAAATCTTTATGATAAGTTAGAAACAATAGTTAAAAGATCGGAAATTTTAAATTGTATTGAAAAAAATGATTTAGTTGCAATAAAGATTCATGCAGGAGAACCTGGAAATACTTCATTTTTAAATCCAACTTTTGTAAGCAGTATAGTAGATATGATAAAAGAAAAAAGAGGTAAACCTTTTATAACAGATACTACCACTCTTTATGCTCATTTGCGTCATAATGCAATTGATCATTCAATTTCAGCTGTAAAACATGGATTTTCTTTTTCAACTATTGGAGCACCTTTTATAGTTGCTGATGGACTTATTGGAGATGATTATTCAACAGTAAAAATAGATAGCGAGATATTAGAAGAAGTTTATATAGGTTCGAGTATATTTAATGCTGATGCATTGATAGTTTTATCTCATTTCAAGGGTCATGAAATGACAGGATTTGGTGGTGCAATTAAAAATGTTGGCATGGGTTGCGCATCAAAGAGAGGGAAGTTTCACCAACACTCTGGAGTCTATCCTAAAATTATAAAAGAGAAATGTACGGGCTGTGTATTATGTGTTAACAGATGTTCATTCAATGCAATATCATTAATTAATAAAATAGTAACTATAGATGAGAAAAAGTGTAAAGGTTGTGGAGATTGTTTAGTTGTATGCAAATCTTCTGCTATAAAAACAAGGTGGGAAACAAAAACTGAGGAATTTCAAAAAAAGATGACAGAATACGCTTATGGGGTATTAAAAACAAAAAAGGCTAAAGTAGGTTATGTAAATTTTCTTATCAATATTACTCCTGATTGCGATTGTTGTGATTGGAGCGATGTATCAATAGTTCCTGATTTAGGAATCTTAGCATCAAAGGATATGGTAGCTATTGATAAAGTAAGTGTTGATTTAGTGAACAAAGCTCCAATAAATCCTTTGGGAAAATTGAAGGAAAAAATAGAATCTAAAGATAAATTCTATGATTTAAATAAAGTAAATTGGAAAGTTCAACTCGAACATGGTCATAAGATTGGTCTTGGAAATATTAACTATAAATTAATCACAATTGATTAA
- the rimO gene encoding 30S ribosomal protein S12 methylthiotransferase RimO: protein MRNYKKVCLITLGCPKNEYDSDCIRHILEENDFLITKNIKKADVVIINTCCFIDHAKEESIETILEVAQLKEEKSFILIVFGCMPQRYYQELSKEIPEVDGWVGLSKMSSLPDVISTILNDKLHLDKKFKYKKCQKNLVEKQDFIFKPICLVENVNGWVKKQPKRKFYGELPYTYLKIADGCDHTCTFCDIPNIKGKHESRIPKEIIKEAKELVNNNIKEIILISQDITQYGKDLEEKTNLVRLLNDLIKIDNLKRIRLMYLNPGGINDDLINLISKSKKLCKYLDIPIQHVNNKILRKMGRRGSYDEFLKLFLKIREKIPEIVFRCSIIIGFPSETESDYDLLCKFLKKAKLDWVGFFKFSPQVGTKAYYYNNKIDKKTVDRRYNDIVLLQNEISMELREKLVGKTLEVLIEQSSIELNNYWEGRSYREAPEIDGLIFVEKDGVVEGDLIPIKITNSQFFDLYGKINKH from the coding sequence ATGAGGAATTATAAAAAAGTTTGTTTAATTACACTTGGATGTCCCAAGAATGAGTATGATTCTGATTGCATTAGACACATCTTAGAGGAAAATGATTTTCTTATTACAAAAAATATTAAGAAAGCAGATGTTGTAATTATAAATACATGCTGTTTTATTGATCATGCCAAGGAAGAATCAATAGAAACTATTTTAGAGGTAGCACAACTAAAAGAAGAAAAGAGTTTTATACTAATTGTATTTGGTTGTATGCCACAAAGATATTACCAGGAATTATCTAAAGAGATACCTGAGGTTGATGGTTGGGTAGGTTTATCTAAAATGTCATCACTTCCTGATGTCATTTCAACAATATTAAATGATAAGTTACATTTAGATAAAAAATTTAAATATAAGAAGTGTCAGAAGAATTTAGTTGAAAAGCAGGATTTTATTTTCAAACCAATTTGTTTGGTTGAAAATGTAAATGGTTGGGTAAAGAAACAGCCAAAAAGAAAGTTTTATGGAGAATTACCATATACATATTTAAAAATAGCTGATGGATGTGATCATACTTGTACATTTTGTGATATACCTAATATAAAGGGAAAACATGAATCAAGAATACCAAAGGAAATTATTAAAGAAGCTAAAGAACTTGTTAATAATAATATAAAGGAGATAATTTTGATATCTCAGGATATTACTCAATATGGAAAAGATTTGGAAGAAAAGACTAATTTAGTAAGGTTACTGAATGATTTAATTAAAATTGATAATCTAAAGCGAATTAGATTAATGTATCTAAATCCTGGTGGTATTAATGATGATTTGATAAATTTGATATCAAAAAGTAAAAAACTATGCAAATATTTAGATATTCCAATTCAACATGTTAACAATAAAATTTTAAGAAAAATGGGAAGAAGAGGAAGTTATGATGAGTTTTTAAAACTTTTTTTAAAAATTAGGGAAAAGATACCTGAAATAGTATTTAGATGCTCAATTATTATTGGCTTTCCTTCTGAGACAGAAAGTGATTATGATTTACTTTGTAAATTTTTAAAAAAAGCGAAACTTGATTGGGTAGGATTTTTTAAATTTTCACCACAGGTAGGAACAAAAGCCTATTATTATAATAATAAAATAGATAAAAAAACAGTTGATAGAAGGTATAATGATATTGTACTTCTTCAGAATGAGATCTCAATGGAATTGCGAGAAAAATTAGTGGGAAAAACCTTGGAAGTTTTAATAGAACAATCATCTATCGAATTAAATAATTATTGGGAAGGAAGATCATATAGAGAAGCTCCAGAAATTGATGGTTTAATATTTGTAGAAAAAGATGGTGTAGTAGAAGGAGATTTAATTCCTATAAAAATAACCAACAGTCAATTCTTTGATCTTTATGGAAAAATTAATAAGCATTGA
- the pgsA gene encoding CDP-diacylglycerol--glycerol-3-phosphate 3-phosphatidyltransferase, whose amino-acid sequence MNLSNRLTIFRILTIPIFLFFLLTNSSNSIRQTQFIWAATIIFLISAITDIVDGYIARTKNEETEWGKLMDPIADKILVSSAIIALVELGRIPSWVAIIIIFREFLISGLRAVAATRNIIISASILGKAKTVIQTIAILITIINVSTSGISFFPISFLGIKLEWYFLIVAIIVTLASGLDYVWRFGATLAKLSVKEISKNKYKNK is encoded by the coding sequence TTGAATTTATCTAATAGATTAACTATTTTTAGGATATTAACAATTCCAATTTTTTTATTTTTTTTATTAACTAATTCGAGTAATTCAATTAGACAGACTCAATTTATTTGGGCTGCAACGATTATTTTTCTAATTTCTGCTATAACTGATATAGTTGATGGATATATTGCTAGAACAAAAAATGAAGAAACAGAATGGGGAAAACTAATGGATCCAATAGCTGATAAGATTTTAGTCTCCTCAGCGATTATTGCATTAGTCGAATTAGGAAGAATACCTTCATGGGTTGCAATAATTATTATTTTTAGGGAATTTTTAATATCAGGTTTAAGAGCAGTTGCAGCAACAAGAAATATAATCATCTCAGCTAGTATTTTAGGTAAAGCAAAAACAGTTATTCAAACAATTGCAATTTTAATAACAATTATAAATGTTTCAACCTCTGGAATTAGCTTTTTCCCAATATCATTTCTTGGAATTAAATTAGAATGGTATTTCTTAATAGTGGCAATAATAGTTACTTTAGCATCTGGATTAGATTATGTCTGGAGATTCGGAGCAACTTTAGCAAAATTAAGTGTTAAAGAAATAAGTAAAAATAAGTATAAAAATAAATAG
- a CDS encoding CinA family protein — MNLSLLSLASIVQELMLKKGLTLSIAESCTGGLISSILTKLPECSKYFKGSIVCYSHYSKESILNINKNILEKYGTISSEVSLEMAKKTKELFDSDIALSATGVAGPSSEENKPVGLVYISLYSDNFSKTKELNLMGTREEIQLKATQAALNMLRLYLLK, encoded by the coding sequence ATGAATTTATCTTTACTATCTTTAGCTTCTATAGTTCAAGAATTAATGTTAAAAAAGGGATTAACTCTCTCAATAGCTGAATCCTGCACTGGGGGATTAATTTCCAGTATTTTGACTAAATTGCCAGAATGTTCAAAATATTTTAAAGGTTCAATTGTATGTTACTCTCACTATTCAAAAGAGAGTATTTTAAATATTAATAAGAATATATTAGAAAAATATGGAACAATAAGTTCAGAAGTAAGTTTAGAAATGGCAAAAAAAACAAAAGAGCTGTTTGATTCAGATATTGCTTTATCAGCCACAGGTGTTGCTGGACCATCAAGTGAGGAAAATAAACCAGTTGGGTTAGTTTATATTTCTTTATATTCTGATAATTTTTCGAAAACAAAAGAATTAAATCTAATGGGAACAAGAGAGGAGATCCAACTAAAAGCTACTCAGGCGGCACTTAATATGTTACGACTTTATTTATTAAAATAA
- the thpR gene encoding RNA 2',3'-cyclic phosphodiesterase, translating to MDKIRAFLAAPISDEVRDYLEKIILKMKRKSIDWRWVNYENLHITLKFLGYCDNEQILDIQRTISKCIKNIQPFSYELSGLGAFSNERSARVLWAGIKDEEKYFIKIYKLLERNLAKRGFEKERRSYSPHITIARSKKRQNINNLLLELNLEKFGNLPVQLNDRITLYKSVLSPQGASYYIIKEFIFQNK from the coding sequence TTGGATAAAATTAGAGCTTTTTTAGCTGCTCCAATATCTGATGAAGTCAGGGACTATTTGGAAAAAATTATTTTAAAAATGAAAAGAAAATCTATTGATTGGAGATGGGTTAACTATGAAAATCTTCATATCACATTAAAATTTTTAGGTTACTGTGATAATGAGCAAATCTTAGATATTCAAAGAACTATTTCAAAATGTATTAAAAATATACAGCCATTTTCATATGAATTAAGCGGTCTAGGAGCTTTTTCTAATGAGAGGAGTGCTCGAGTTCTCTGGGCTGGCATAAAAGATGAAGAAAAATATTTTATAAAAATTTATAAATTGCTTGAAAGAAATCTCGCAAAGAGAGGTTTTGAGAAGGAGAGGAGAAGTTATTCTCCTCATATAACTATTGCTCGATCTAAAAAAAGGCAAAATATTAACAATTTACTTTTAGAATTAAATTTAGAAAAATTTGGAAATCTTCCAGTACAACTCAATGATAGAATAACTCTTTATAAAAGTGTCTTGTCTCCTCAAGGAGCTTCTTATTACATAATTAAAGAATTTATTTTTCAAAATAAATAA